In a single window of the Pseudomonas entomophila genome:
- a CDS encoding cyclic peptide export ABC transporter, protein MSHQPPGAFRQLFSLLRPYWPTVTVATLLGMLGGISITALLATINTGLHSEGGLQQGVVLAFVGLCVVALLSSICSDIGTNYVGQHVIAGLRKRLGEQVLGAPIEQIEQYRTHRLIPVLTHDVDTVSDFAYAFAPLAISLTVTLGCLGYLAYLSLPMFALVLLAIGLGTVIQYAARARGIRGFMAARDAEDQLQKHYQAIAEGAKELRIHRARRQRMLNRGIRDTADGIRDTQVRSINTFVVAKSLGSMLFFMVIGLALTLQSLWPQGDKTAISGFVLVLLYMKGPLEHLIVTLPIISKAQIALRRIAELSERFSSPEPHLLLEHAPPTTEQALHSLELVDVSYTYPPSPGVEPFSVGPVSFKVTPGQILFIVGGNGCGKTTLIKLLLGLYEPHRGHIAVNGEPIVASTRDDYRQLFTTVFADYYLFDEVISGERSAPQDAERYLARLELDHKVQLRDGAFSTTDLSTGQRKRLALLNAWLEGRPVLVFDEWAADQDPTFRGIFYTELLPDLKRLGKTIIVISHDDRYFPYADQLLRLERGRVVGEPQPA, encoded by the coding sequence CGTCGCCACCCTGCTGGGCATGCTCGGTGGTATCAGCATCACCGCGCTGCTGGCGACCATCAACACCGGCCTGCACAGCGAAGGCGGCCTGCAGCAGGGCGTGGTGCTGGCGTTCGTCGGGCTGTGCGTGGTGGCCTTGCTCAGCAGCATCTGCTCGGACATCGGCACCAACTATGTCGGCCAGCATGTGATCGCCGGGTTGCGCAAGCGCCTGGGCGAGCAAGTGCTGGGCGCGCCCATCGAGCAGATCGAGCAGTACCGCACCCATCGCCTGATTCCGGTGCTGACCCACGATGTCGACACCGTCAGCGACTTCGCCTATGCGTTCGCACCGCTGGCGATTTCCCTGACGGTCACCTTGGGCTGCCTCGGCTACCTGGCCTACCTGTCGCTGCCGATGTTCGCCCTGGTGCTGCTGGCCATCGGCCTGGGCACGGTGATCCAGTACGCGGCGCGGGCCCGTGGCATCCGCGGTTTCATGGCCGCCCGCGACGCCGAGGACCAGCTGCAGAAGCACTACCAGGCGATCGCCGAAGGTGCCAAGGAACTGCGTATCCATCGTGCCCGCCGCCAGCGCATGCTCAACCGGGGCATTCGCGACACCGCCGATGGCATCCGCGACACCCAGGTGCGCTCGATCAACACCTTCGTGGTGGCCAAGAGCCTGGGCTCGATGCTGTTCTTCATGGTCATCGGCCTGGCCCTCACCCTGCAGTCGCTGTGGCCGCAAGGCGACAAGACCGCCATCAGCGGCTTCGTCCTGGTGCTGCTGTACATGAAGGGGCCGCTGGAGCACCTGATCGTCACCCTGCCGATCATCAGCAAGGCACAGATCGCGTTGCGCCGGATCGCCGAGCTGTCGGAACGCTTCTCCTCGCCCGAACCGCACCTGCTGCTGGAACATGCCCCGCCGACCACCGAGCAGGCACTGCATAGCCTGGAACTGGTCGACGTCAGCTACACCTACCCACCAAGCCCGGGGGTCGAGCCGTTCAGCGTCGGCCCGGTCAGCTTCAAGGTCACGCCGGGGCAGATCCTGTTCATCGTCGGTGGCAACGGCTGCGGCAAGACCACCCTGATCAAGCTGCTGCTGGGCCTCTACGAACCCCATCGCGGGCATATCGCGGTCAATGGCGAGCCGATCGTGGCCAGCACCCGCGACGACTACCGCCAGCTGTTCACCACGGTGTTCGCCGACTACTACCTGTTCGACGAGGTGATCAGCGGCGAGCGCAGCGCACCGCAGGATGCCGAGCGCTACCTGGCGCGCCTGGAGCTCGACCACAAGGTGCAGCTGCGCGACGGTGCCTTCAGCACCACCGACCTGTCCACCGGCCAACGCAAGCGCCTGGCCCTGCTCAACGCCTGGCTGGAGGGGCGCCCGGTGCTGGTCTTCGACGAATGGGCCGCCGACCAGGACCCAACCTTCCGCGGCATTTTCTATACCGAGCTGCTGCCCGACCTCAAGCGCCTGGGCAAGACCATCATCGTCATCTCCCACGACGACCGTTACTTCCCGTATGCCGACCAGTTGCTGCGCCTGGAGCGCGGTCGCGTGGTCGGCGAACCCCAACCCGCCTGA